Proteins encoded within one genomic window of Gemmatimonadaceae bacterium:
- a CDS encoding long-chain fatty acid--CoA ligase, translated as MHGLMMDMPLSVPMMIRRALTSFSGRPVVHRRPDRAVARTTYGDLIPRAGRLAQALRRLGVRPGDRVATLAWNHARHVEAYFAIPCLGAVLHTLNLRLHPDDIAFIANHAADRVILVDKVLWPLWEKVAGRVKPEHVIVMSDDGDAPPGTLDYEALISGESDAWSWDDVAEHEAAAMCYTSGTTGAPKGVLYSHRSITLHALGLGLVQAFGLSDRDVVLPVVPMFHVNAWGLPFACAFLGSGQVHPGPHLDPASLLGLLQDERVTLTAGVPTIWLGILQALDAAPGTYKLDALHTMVVGGAAVPESVIRAFRERHGLNVVHAWGMTETSPLGTVSRLTPELDTASDDVKYAYRARQGRPMACVEVRARNEEGLVAWDGATMGELEVRGPWVARGYYQLYGTSDRFTSDGWFRTGDVVTIDALGYVTIQDRAKDLVKSGGEWISSVALEGALMGHPDVAEAAVVAIAHPRWDERPLALVVVKEGRSVDEAALRAFLAERFAKWWVPDAIVRVDAIPKTSAGKFHKSVMREQFREHYGSGRPAAGG; from the coding sequence ATGCACGGCCTGATGATGGACATGCCCCTGTCCGTCCCGATGATGATCCGCCGCGCCCTGACCTCGTTCAGTGGGCGACCGGTCGTGCACCGACGACCGGACCGCGCCGTGGCTCGGACCACGTATGGCGACCTGATCCCGCGCGCCGGTCGGCTCGCGCAGGCGCTGCGGCGGCTCGGGGTGCGTCCGGGCGATCGTGTGGCCACGCTCGCGTGGAACCACGCGCGCCACGTCGAGGCGTACTTTGCGATCCCGTGCCTGGGTGCGGTGCTCCACACCCTGAATCTGCGGCTGCACCCGGACGACATCGCGTTCATCGCCAACCACGCCGCGGATCGCGTCATCCTCGTGGACAAGGTGCTGTGGCCGCTGTGGGAGAAAGTGGCCGGCCGGGTGAAGCCCGAGCACGTCATCGTGATGTCGGACGACGGCGACGCACCGCCGGGAACCCTGGACTACGAGGCACTCATCAGCGGCGAGTCTGACGCGTGGTCGTGGGACGACGTCGCCGAGCATGAAGCCGCGGCCATGTGTTACACCTCCGGCACGACGGGCGCCCCCAAGGGCGTGCTGTATTCGCACCGCTCGATCACCTTGCATGCGCTGGGTCTCGGCCTCGTGCAGGCCTTCGGGCTGAGCGACCGCGACGTGGTGCTCCCCGTCGTGCCGATGTTCCACGTGAACGCGTGGGGGCTGCCGTTCGCATGCGCCTTTCTGGGCAGCGGCCAGGTGCATCCCGGCCCACACCTCGATCCGGCGTCGCTCCTCGGCCTGCTTCAGGACGAACGCGTCACCCTGACCGCGGGCGTCCCCACGATCTGGCTCGGGATCCTGCAGGCCCTCGACGCCGCGCCCGGCACCTACAAGCTCGATGCCTTGCACACCATGGTGGTGGGAGGCGCCGCGGTGCCCGAGTCTGTCATCCGCGCGTTTCGCGAGCGTCACGGTCTCAACGTCGTTCATGCCTGGGGCATGACGGAGACCTCGCCCCTCGGGACCGTGAGTCGGCTGACCCCGGAGCTCGACACGGCCAGCGACGACGTGAAGTACGCGTATCGCGCCAGACAGGGTCGACCGATGGCATGTGTCGAGGTGCGCGCCCGGAACGAGGAGGGACTGGTCGCGTGGGATGGCGCGACGATGGGCGAGCTCGAGGTGCGTGGCCCCTGGGTCGCACGCGGCTACTACCAGTTGTATGGCACGAGTGATCGCTTTACCAGCGACGGCTGGTTCCGCACGGGCGATGTGGTGACCATCGACGCGCTGGGCTACGTCACGATCCAGGATCGGGCCAAGGACCTGGTGAAGTCCGGCGGCGAATGGATCAGTTCCGTCGCGCTGGAGGGCGCGCTGATGGGGCACCCCGACGTCGCCGAGGCCGCGGTGGTCGCGATCGCGCACCCACGATGGGATGAACGTCCACTCGCTCTCGTCGTCGTGAAGGAGGGGCGCAGTGTCGACGAGGCGGCCCTGCGGGCCTTCCTTGCCGAGCGTTTTGCCAAGTGGTGGGTCCCGGACGCGATCGTCCGGGTCGACGCCATCCCGAAAACGAGCGCAGGAAAGTTCCACAAGAGCGTCATGCGCGAGCAGTTCCGGGAGCACTATGGCAGCGGGCGACCCGCCGCCGGCGGGTGA
- a CDS encoding protein kinase, with protein MPSETLGDAPNRVSHELPEHLRSWQLPPDWAWGTEGVSMEHRHYQEVRDALGRSLSLVSAPDPTHLNWLAAEARALAHRNHPSIPTTYHYWAPHPHSQRGPGYLRRWLAAEAAGARVRRTGAMDIPETVRLLRVVGSLLVYVHDQGSAHGAVSPEVIWSAPSGRIWLLGWQWALPCGEIPEGLAPDSRWTPMAPEWSAGEWRPTLASDQWQLAASLFFAITGELPPRGEIPPLQLLRPEVPQSIAAILDVALRRDPDQRHRSLSFMLRALERVSGSRAGFSSMPSIPTALTEEGRLRWAVGDDYDVLGFLGRGTFGSVWRVRDLSLEREVALKMLHPAVAEDEHAVARFRREARLAAQLAHPAIIPIFDWDARGEVSWYTMELAEGGSVADLIARAGARPFESIVSQIDRVLDALAAAHAVGIIHRDLKPENILIDRYRRWRIADFGIARAEGERAGVTGTPAFAAPEQILGEAQGPAVDCFAAAAIIYYALTGRPPFEAPDPQGLLAQQLGARTDTSMLPEPIAAFLQKGLAPDPATRFADGDAMRNAWRELVAEREREARRQDTWWGRVLGRGDTPARDEPA; from the coding sequence GTGCCTTCCGAGACCCTGGGTGACGCGCCCAACCGCGTGTCGCACGAGTTGCCGGAGCACCTGCGGAGCTGGCAGCTCCCACCGGACTGGGCGTGGGGCACCGAAGGCGTGTCGATGGAGCACCGACACTACCAGGAAGTCCGCGACGCCCTGGGGCGTTCGCTCTCGCTGGTGTCGGCCCCGGATCCGACACACCTGAACTGGCTCGCCGCCGAGGCCCGGGCGCTGGCCCATCGCAACCATCCATCGATCCCCACCACGTATCACTACTGGGCGCCACATCCCCATAGTCAGCGTGGGCCCGGATACCTGCGACGATGGTTGGCGGCAGAAGCGGCGGGGGCCCGTGTTCGTCGCACGGGGGCGATGGACATTCCCGAGACGGTCAGGCTGCTGCGCGTCGTTGGTTCGCTGCTGGTGTACGTCCATGACCAGGGCTCGGCGCACGGCGCGGTGTCGCCCGAGGTGATCTGGTCGGCGCCGTCGGGCCGGATCTGGTTGCTCGGATGGCAGTGGGCACTCCCGTGTGGCGAGATCCCGGAAGGGCTCGCGCCGGACTCGCGCTGGACGCCGATGGCGCCGGAGTGGAGTGCCGGCGAGTGGCGACCGACGCTGGCGTCTGACCAGTGGCAGCTGGCGGCGTCGCTGTTCTTCGCGATCACCGGCGAGCTGCCGCCGCGTGGCGAGATCCCCCCGCTCCAGTTGCTGCGCCCCGAGGTGCCGCAGTCGATCGCGGCGATCCTCGATGTCGCGCTGCGGCGCGACCCGGACCAGCGGCATCGCTCGTTGTCGTTCATGCTGCGCGCCCTCGAGCGCGTCTCCGGCTCGCGCGCCGGGTTCAGCTCGATGCCGTCGATTCCAACGGCGCTCACTGAAGAGGGTCGCCTGCGCTGGGCCGTCGGTGATGATTACGATGTGCTGGGCTTCCTGGGCCGCGGCACGTTCGGGAGCGTCTGGCGCGTGCGCGATCTGTCCCTGGAGCGTGAAGTGGCGCTCAAGATGTTGCACCCCGCGGTGGCCGAAGACGAACACGCGGTGGCGCGGTTCCGACGCGAAGCGCGATTGGCGGCGCAACTCGCGCACCCGGCGATCATTCCCATCTTCGACTGGGATGCGCGCGGCGAAGTATCGTGGTACACGATGGAACTTGCCGAGGGTGGTTCCGTCGCCGACCTCATCGCGCGCGCCGGGGCGCGGCCGTTCGAGAGCATCGTGAGCCAGATCGATCGGGTGCTCGACGCGCTCGCCGCCGCGCACGCGGTCGGCATCATACACCGCGACCTCAAGCCGGAGAACATCCTGATCGATCGCTACCGGCGGTGGCGGATCGCCGATTTCGGTATCGCTCGGGCCGAGGGCGAGCGGGCCGGCGTCACGGGAACGCCTGCGTTTGCCGCGCCGGAGCAGATCCTGGGAGAAGCCCAGGGGCCAGCGGTCGATTGTTTCGCAGCGGCGGCAATCATCTACTACGCGCTCACCGGTCGCCCGCCGTTCGAGGCGCCGGATCCGCAGGGCCTGCTGGCGCAGCAGCTGGGCGCCCGCACCGACACGTCGATGCTGCCCGAGCCGATCGCTGCGTTCCTGCAGAAGGGGCTCGCACCGGACCCGGCCACGCGCTTCGCGGACGGCGACGCGATGCGCAACGCGTGGCGCGAGCTGGTGGCCGAGCGCGAGCGCGAGGCGCGCCGCCAGGACACGTGGTGGGGTCGCGTCCTCGGGCGCGGCGACACGCCGGCCAGGGACGAGCCTGCCTAA
- a CDS encoding GNAT family N-acetyltransferase, with the protein MHNLASRRRPAHPRTPTRAHLSATHAARAARPGDAADIHALIATFVDDGRLLPRALHEVESALDDFVVIVDRHDRVQACAALAEYSPSLAEVSSVAVAPQAQGMGLGSLAVRSVEAVARRRGVVELFALSLAEPFFVSLGYARTHLAAFPEKVARYEALVDRGVSVTPKACFHKTIA; encoded by the coding sequence GTGCATAACCTCGCATCTCGCCGCCGTCCGGCCCACCCGCGAACACCCACCCGCGCGCACCTCAGTGCAACGCACGCGGCGCGCGCGGCACGTCCCGGTGACGCCGCCGACATCCACGCGCTCATTGCCACGTTCGTGGACGATGGTCGCCTGCTCCCGCGCGCGTTGCACGAGGTGGAGTCCGCCCTCGACGACTTCGTCGTGATCGTGGATCGCCACGATCGCGTGCAGGCCTGCGCCGCGCTGGCCGAGTATTCCCCGTCGCTCGCCGAGGTGTCGTCGGTGGCGGTGGCGCCGCAGGCCCAGGGCATGGGCCTGGGCTCGCTCGCCGTGCGGAGCGTCGAGGCCGTGGCGCGTCGCCGAGGCGTGGTCGAGCTGTTCGCGCTGTCGCTCGCCGAGCCCTTCTTTGTGTCGCTCGGGTATGCCCGCACCCACCTCGCGGCCTTCCCCGAGAAGGTTGCCCGCTACGAGGCACTCGTCGACCGCGGGGTATCGGTGACCCCGAAGGCCTGCTTCCACAAGACGATCGCCTAA
- a CDS encoding NAD(P)H-quinone oxidoreductase: MRAAIITSFGGPEVLAVREVSDPVAGEAQVLVRVRASALNRADILQRLGRYPAPPGAPTDVAGIEFAGEVAACGPGVTRWQPGDRVYGITGGGGHAQLLVAHERTIVRIPDRWSFIEAAAIPEAFITAHDALVSQAGLEAGESVLIHAIGSGVGLAASQLAHALGARVFGTTRSRAKLDRAREFGMDDGLVVGDTLDTLGSAVDAFTAGAGIHVTLDLLGGPYLGASLRVAALRGRVMLVGTIAGATSTLDHRIVLARQLTLRGTVLRPRSLAEKVAASEAFDRDVTPLLAAGSVRPVVDCVFPLGEIAAAHAAMESNTTFGKVVVDLG, from the coding sequence ATGCGCGCGGCGATCATTACCAGCTTTGGTGGCCCTGAAGTCCTCGCGGTGCGCGAAGTGTCCGACCCCGTGGCCGGCGAGGCGCAGGTGCTCGTGCGCGTTCGGGCGAGCGCGCTCAACCGTGCAGACATCCTCCAGCGTCTTGGCCGCTATCCCGCCCCACCGGGTGCACCCACCGACGTCGCAGGCATCGAGTTCGCCGGCGAGGTCGCTGCCTGTGGCCCCGGCGTCACCAGATGGCAGCCCGGCGATCGCGTGTACGGCATCACCGGCGGCGGGGGCCACGCCCAGTTGCTGGTCGCGCACGAGCGTACCATCGTGCGCATCCCCGATCGGTGGTCGTTCATCGAGGCAGCGGCGATTCCCGAAGCGTTCATCACGGCGCACGACGCGCTGGTCTCGCAGGCCGGGCTCGAGGCCGGTGAATCGGTCCTGATTCATGCGATCGGCAGTGGCGTCGGCCTGGCCGCCTCGCAGCTCGCGCACGCACTCGGCGCCCGGGTCTTCGGCACGACGCGCAGCCGTGCCAAGCTCGATCGTGCGCGCGAGTTCGGCATGGACGACGGGCTCGTCGTCGGCGACACGCTCGACACGTTAGGCAGCGCCGTCGACGCGTTCACCGCAGGCGCCGGTATCCACGTCACGCTCGACCTGCTCGGCGGGCCCTACCTCGGCGCCAGTCTGCGCGTGGCCGCACTGCGGGGCCGTGTCATGCTGGTCGGCACGATCGCTGGCGCCACCAGCACCCTCGATCATCGCATTGTGCTGGCCAGGCAGCTCACGTTGCGCGGCACGGTGCTCCGCCCCCGATCGCTCGCCGAAAAGGTCGCGGCGTCGGAAGCATTCGACCGCGACGTGACGCCGCTGTTGGCCGCCGGCTCCGTGCGGCCCGTCGTGGACTGCGTATTCCCGCTCGGCGAAATCGCCGCCGCGCACGCGGCGATGGAATCGAACACCACGTTCGGAAAGGTGGTGGTCGACCTGGGCTGA
- a CDS encoding NAD-dependent succinate-semialdehyde dehydrogenase, whose protein sequence is MAKQQSIDPATGNVAFEIEEHSPAEVEGRVALAASAAVAWAASAVNDRAELLFRAADLLEAEREDFGRLMTQEMGKTLASAIAEAEKCAAACRYYADNAARFLDPELVVDHGSEHGEVCYQPLGTVLAVMPWNFPFWQVIRFAAPAIAAGNTALLKHASNVPRSAIALEDLFRRAGAPPGVFQSLLIPARRVADLIADPRVHAVTLTGSEPAGRSVAEAAGRHLKKAVLELGGSDPFIVCESADLDRAAAVAVTARCINNGQSCIAAKRFIVVAPVFDRFLDRFTALMSTLRVGDPMDPDTDLGPLATPAIRDELDAQVTASLDAGARRTLGSGPIPGRGNYYSPTILVDVPRSAPAWSEELFGPVALFHRVASLDAAIELANATRFGLGASVWTAKIADARRAELGLDCGTVFVNGMVASDPRFPFGGVKASGFGRELGVWGLREFVNVKTVRRFGLER, encoded by the coding sequence ATGGCGAAGCAGCAATCGATCGATCCCGCGACGGGGAACGTCGCCTTCGAAATCGAAGAGCACTCGCCGGCGGAGGTGGAGGGCCGCGTGGCGCTCGCCGCGTCCGCAGCGGTGGCATGGGCGGCGAGCGCCGTCAACGACCGCGCCGAGCTGCTGTTCCGTGCCGCCGACCTGCTCGAGGCGGAACGCGAGGACTTCGGGCGCCTCATGACCCAGGAGATGGGCAAGACGCTCGCGTCGGCGATCGCCGAGGCGGAGAAGTGCGCCGCCGCCTGTCGCTACTATGCTGACAACGCCGCGCGCTTCCTTGATCCGGAGCTGGTCGTCGATCACGGATCGGAGCATGGGGAGGTGTGCTACCAGCCGTTAGGCACCGTGCTCGCCGTGATGCCCTGGAACTTTCCGTTCTGGCAGGTGATCCGCTTCGCGGCGCCGGCAATCGCCGCCGGCAACACGGCGCTGCTCAAGCACGCCTCCAACGTTCCGCGCTCGGCGATCGCGCTCGAAGACCTCTTTCGGCGCGCGGGGGCGCCGCCTGGTGTGTTCCAGTCCTTGCTGATCCCCGCGCGCCGCGTCGCCGACCTCATCGCCGACCCACGGGTCCACGCCGTGACGCTCACGGGCAGCGAACCGGCGGGTCGTTCGGTGGCCGAGGCCGCGGGGCGACATCTCAAGAAGGCGGTGCTCGAACTCGGTGGCAGCGATCCGTTCATCGTCTGCGAGAGTGCCGACCTCGATCGCGCGGCCGCGGTCGCCGTGACGGCGCGATGCATCAACAACGGGCAGTCGTGCATCGCGGCCAAACGCTTCATCGTCGTTGCGCCCGTGTTTGATCGCTTCCTCGATCGCTTCACCGCCCTGATGAGCACCCTCAGGGTCGGCGATCCCATGGACCCGGACACGGACCTCGGGCCGCTGGCCACACCCGCCATCCGCGATGAGCTCGACGCGCAGGTCACGGCCAGCCTCGACGCGGGCGCCCGGCGGACGCTGGGATCAGGCCCGATACCGGGGCGCGGCAACTACTACTCGCCGACGATCCTCGTGGACGTTCCGCGGAGCGCGCCGGCGTGGAGCGAAGAGCTGTTCGGTCCGGTGGCACTCTTCCATCGTGTGGCGTCGCTCGACGCGGCGATCGAGCTGGCCAACGCGACGCGGTTCGGACTCGGCGCCAGCGTCTGGACCGCAAAGATCGCCGATGCCCGGCGCGCGGAGCTCGGACTCGATTGCGGGACCGTGTTCGTGAACGGCATGGTCGCGTCGGACCCGCGCTTCCCGTTTGGGGGCGTCAAGGCGTCGGGGTTTGGCCGCGAGCTCGGGGTGTGGGGCCTGCGGGAGTTCGTCAACGTGAAGACGGTGCGCCGCTTCGGCCTGGAGCGTTAG
- a CDS encoding TIGR00266 family protein — translation MPADDIEYRLIGDDLQGVIITLDPGEAVVAEAGAMMYMQDGIAMATTLDQTGRGGTMWDKLKSAGKRVLSGDSFFVTFFMNETTVRRDVAFASPYPGKIQPIDLRSWGGDLIAQKDSFLCGARGVDVTLAFSRRIGAGFFGGEGFILQRLLGDGLVFLHASGTLLELTLNAGERLRVDTGCLVAMQPTVDYDIQMVPGVKTALFGGEGLFFVQLTGPGKVILQTLPFSRLADRIIAAAPRAGGARREEGSVLGALGGMLDGDR, via the coding sequence ATGCCTGCTGACGACATCGAATACCGACTCATCGGAGATGACCTTCAGGGCGTGATCATCACGCTCGACCCCGGCGAGGCGGTGGTCGCCGAGGCCGGGGCGATGATGTACATGCAAGACGGCATCGCGATGGCCACCACGCTCGACCAGACGGGACGTGGCGGCACCATGTGGGACAAGCTCAAGTCCGCGGGCAAGCGCGTGCTCTCGGGCGACTCGTTCTTCGTGACGTTCTTCATGAACGAGACGACCGTGCGCCGGGACGTGGCGTTCGCGTCGCCGTACCCGGGCAAGATCCAGCCGATCGACCTCCGCTCATGGGGTGGCGATCTCATTGCCCAGAAGGACTCGTTCCTCTGCGGGGCGCGCGGCGTGGATGTGACCCTCGCGTTTTCGCGGCGCATCGGCGCGGGATTCTTTGGCGGCGAGGGATTCATCCTGCAGCGCCTGCTTGGGGACGGCCTGGTGTTCCTGCATGCATCCGGCACCCTGCTCGAACTCACGCTGAACGCCGGCGAGCGGCTGCGCGTCGACACGGGGTGCCTCGTCGCGATGCAGCCCACCGTGGACTACGACATTCAGATGGTGCCGGGGGTGAAGACCGCGCTCTTTGGCGGCGAGGGGCTGTTCTTCGTTCAGTTGACGGGCCCCGGAAAGGTCATCCTGCAGACGCTGCCCTTTTCACGCCTCGCCGATCGGATCATCGCCGCGGCACCACGGGCCGGCGGCGCGCGCCGCGAGGAAGGAAGCGTGCTCGGCGCGCTCGGCGGCATGCTCGACGGCGATCGCTGA
- a CDS encoding DNA polymerase IV, with translation MAAGDPPPAGDPPARRIILVDADAFFVAVARLVDPAGAGRARLLIVGGGGTRGVVCSASYETREFGVRSAMPTARALRLCPGAMVVPVPHSVCGQKSREIRAALERFSPVVQGASIDEWYVDLSGTEALYAHASLRDVAHRIRAAVQAETGLTVSIGGATNRLVAKIAVERAKPKPGTHADGVFVVAPGQESAFLETVALADIPLVGPRFRESLASRGLRTVSDVLAVDLASLTRMLGARAARWLHDRVRGIDDSAVRSRDMARSLSHEETFGHDLSSDEDLDRELVHLVTRVAHDLRHDGLMARTVTLKLRDGDFTTRSAGRTLPAAVLSDRVILTTARALLARLRRARRVPARLLGVALTGLEDADVDTQLSLFAGDVTSPVESQKDRALSQAIDAVRQRFGRDAVVPGRLADGKRRLRR, from the coding sequence ATGGCAGCGGGCGACCCGCCGCCGGCGGGTGATCCGCCCGCGCGGCGGATCATCCTCGTCGACGCCGACGCGTTCTTCGTCGCCGTGGCCCGGCTCGTTGATCCCGCCGGGGCTGGCCGCGCTCGGCTGCTGATCGTTGGCGGTGGCGGCACGCGAGGCGTGGTCTGTTCCGCGTCCTACGAAACGCGCGAGTTTGGCGTGCGCTCGGCCATGCCAACGGCGCGCGCGCTGCGATTGTGCCCCGGCGCGATGGTCGTCCCGGTGCCGCACAGCGTCTGTGGGCAGAAGAGTCGCGAGATCCGTGCGGCGCTCGAGCGGTTCTCGCCCGTGGTCCAGGGGGCGAGCATCGACGAGTGGTATGTGGACCTGAGCGGCACCGAGGCTCTGTACGCTCACGCCTCGCTGCGCGACGTGGCGCACCGGATCCGCGCCGCAGTGCAGGCGGAGACCGGGCTCACGGTGTCCATCGGTGGCGCCACGAATCGTTTGGTGGCCAAGATCGCCGTGGAGCGCGCCAAGCCCAAACCGGGAACGCACGCCGACGGCGTGTTCGTCGTTGCGCCGGGCCAGGAGTCGGCGTTCCTGGAGACCGTCGCGCTCGCCGACATCCCCCTGGTCGGGCCGCGATTTCGCGAATCGCTTGCGTCCAGGGGGCTGCGCACCGTCAGCGACGTGCTCGCCGTGGACCTCGCGTCGCTCACGAGGATGCTGGGTGCGCGCGCGGCCCGGTGGCTCCACGATCGCGTGCGCGGGATCGACGATTCGGCGGTTCGCTCGCGCGACATGGCGCGCAGCCTGAGTCACGAGGAGACGTTCGGCCACGATCTGTCGAGCGACGAGGACCTCGACCGCGAACTCGTGCACCTGGTCACGCGGGTCGCCCACGACCTGCGCCACGACGGGCTGATGGCCCGCACCGTGACACTCAAGCTGCGCGACGGCGACTTCACCACGCGGAGCGCAGGGCGAACGCTCCCGGCCGCCGTGCTCTCCGACCGCGTGATCCTGACCACGGCGCGCGCGCTCCTCGCCAGGCTGCGGCGTGCCAGGCGCGTGCCCGCGCGCCTCCTCGGCGTCGCCCTCACCGGACTCGAGGACGCGGACGTCGACACCCAGCTCTCGCTCTTTGCCGGCGACGTGACGAGCCCGGTGGAATCGCAGAAGGACCGGGCGCTGTCACAGGCCATCGACGCGGTGCGGCAGCGCTTTGGCCGCGACGCGGTCGTGCCCGGGCGCCTCGCCGACGGGAAGCGGCGCCTGCGGCGTTAG